Proteins encoded by one window of Streptomyces sp. NBC_01477:
- a CDS encoding MGMT family protein — MGRMSEEYDPGAPGDYAERVLDTVDLIPAGRVMSYGDIAEWLGEGGPRQVGRALALYGSGVPWWRVVRADGVLLPGHELRALDAYRAEGTPLRTAGPASEGHIPRVDMRRARWDGRTPGAGGAADG; from the coding sequence ATGGGGCGGATGAGCGAGGAGTACGACCCCGGCGCGCCCGGCGACTACGCGGAGCGGGTGCTCGACACCGTCGACCTGATCCCGGCCGGGCGGGTGATGAGCTACGGCGACATCGCGGAATGGCTCGGCGAGGGCGGCCCCCGGCAGGTCGGCCGGGCGCTCGCGCTGTACGGCAGCGGGGTGCCCTGGTGGCGTGTGGTGCGGGCCGACGGTGTCCTGCTGCCGGGCCACGAACTGCGCGCCCTGGACGCCTACCGCGCCGAGGGCACACCGCTGCGGACCGCGGGGCCCGCGAGCGAGGGCCACATACCGCGGGTCGACATGCGCCGGGCGCGCTGGGACGGGCGCACGCCGGGCGCGGGCGGCGCCGCCGACGGCTGA